In the genome of Ptychodera flava strain L36383 chromosome 13, AS_Pfla_20210202, whole genome shotgun sequence, one region contains:
- the LOC139147255 gene encoding DNA replication licensing factor mcm4-A-like, whose translation MSSPTRTPRRSKRGRVEDTSRDSTPSKKGRAENGTPSGKNAPPVANGTPKLQNGTPAGKGSTRKDATPSRKGRHGDVSSPSSQPGRRIDSSPGLAPLPSSPPTGQNVHDTSLFSSPAASRVGNSEIDLSSPLNYGTPSSRIGGTPGRHGGAGTPIRPRSDIRSDRKMRQVNVGSEPSGGVEPTEPSGAVTSDQPSGPQLVIWGTDVVVSHTKEKFRKFIQTFIDPEVDETAGYDPKQPIYLQKLEEISQLELPFLNISCEHLKQFDADVYRQLVCYPQEVIPTFDMAVNEMFYEQFPDVQLEHQIQVRTYNADKTKNMRSLNPEDIDQLITISGMVIRTSQLMPEMREAFFRCYVCSYSTTVEIDRGRIAEPTVCRNCSTQHSMGLIHNRSQFTDKQMIKIQEAPEDMPPGQTPHTVLLYAHNDLVDSVQPGDRINITGIYRATPLRVNPRQRNVKAVYKTYIDVVHFRKTFVDKLHEQGDNEEDGPTMTEERKEFLRELSKKSDIYNRLARALAPSIYENEDIKKGILCQLFGGTKKDFTHAGRGNFRSEINILLCGDPGTSKSQLLQYVHNLVPRGQYTSGKGSSAVGLTAYVTKDPETRQLVLQTGALVLSDNGVCCIDEFDKMNDSTRSVLHEVMEQQTLSIAKAGIICSLNARTSILAAANPVDSQWNPKKTIVDNIQLPHTLLSRFDLIFLILDPQDELYDRRLANHLVSLYHRSQEESEEEYMDMSVMKDYIGYARQYIHPKLSEEASQAFISAYVEMRKIGSARGMVSAYPRQLESLIRLAEAHARMRFSNVVEIIDVEEARRLHTEAMKQSAVDPRDGTINIDILATGLSSSARKQRQEIAQALWKFIETKGKPRRLSASKTLVELRDQSDMLIPRDVYDEAVKMLEDEEKIVRYGDTIRLT comes from the exons ATGTCATCACCAACAAGAACACCACGTAGAAGTAAAAGAGGCAGAGTTGAAGACACCAGTCGTGATAGCACACCAAGCAAGAAAGGAAGAGCAGAAAATGGCACACCCAGTGGCAAGAATGCTCCACCGGTTGCAAATGGAACACCAAAGTTACAGAATGGTACTCCAGCTGGAAAAGGGTCAACACGAAAAGATGCAACTC CATCAAGAAAGGGTAGACATGGTGATGTGTCCTCACCGTCTTCTCAGCCAGGCAGACGTATCGACTCCTCACCAGGACTAGCGCCTTTGCCGTCTTCACCACCCACTGGTCAGAATGTACACGATACATCTCTGTTCTCAAGCCCAGCTGCATCAAGAGTTG GTAATAGTGAAATTGATTTGAGCTCTCCACTGAACTATGGTACTCCAAGTTCCCGTATTGGAGGTACTCCAGGCAGACATGG TGGTGCAGGTACTCCAATCAGGCCAAGGAGTGACATCAGAAGTGATCGCAAGATGCGTCAAGTCAATGTTGGATCAGAGCCATCC GGTGGAGTTGAGCCAACAGAACCATCTGGTGCTGTGACCAGTGATCAACCATCAGGGCCACAGCTTGTCATCTGGGGTACAGATGTAGTGGTCAGCCATACCAAGGAGAAATTCAGAAAGTTCATCCAGACTTTCATTGATCCTGAAGTTGATGAGACTGCTGGCTACGATCCAAAGCAACCTATCTACTTGCAGAAGTTGGAGGAG ATAAGTCAACTAGAGTTGCCATTCCTGAACATAAGCTGTGAGCATCTAAAGCAGTTTGATGCTGATGTGTATCGTCAGTTGGTCTGCTATCCACAAGAAGTCATTCCGACCTTTGACATGGCAGTCAATGAAATGTTCTATGAACAGTTTCCAGATGTTCAGTTAGAACACCAAATTCAGGTCCGCACGTACAACGCCGACAAGACAAAAAATATGAGATCACTTAATCCAGAAG ATATTGATCAGCTGATCACTATTAGTGGTATGGTGATCAGAACCTCCCAGCTGATGCCTGAAATGCGAGAGGCTTTCTTCCGGTGCTACGTCTGTTCGTACAGCACCACAGTCGAAATTGATCGCGGACGAATTGCAGAGCCAACAGTGTGTCGCAACTGTTCTACGCAGCACAGTATGGGGTTGATTCACAATAGATCACAGTTCACGGATAAACAAATGATAAAGATACAAGAAGCACCAG AGGACATGCCACCTGGCCAGACACCGCACACTGTCCTGCTTTACGCTCACAATGACCTTGTGGATAGCGTGCAACCTGGCGACCGCATCAACATCACAGGCATCTACCGTGCTACCCCACTGCGAGTCAATCCACGTCAACGAAACGTCAAAGCTGTTTACAAGACTTACATCGATGTGGTCCATTTCCGCAAGACATTCGTTGATAAGTTACATGAGCAAGGAGACAATGA GGAGGATGGACCCACTATGACAGAAGAGAGGAAAGAATTTCTAAGAGAATTATCAAAGAAGTCTGACATCTACAACCGTCTTGCAAGGGCCTTAG CTCCCAGTATCTATGAAAATGAAGACATCAAAAAAGGAATCTTGTGTCAGTTGTTTGGAGGAACAAAGAAAGACTTTACCCACGCTGGCAGAGGCAATTTCAG ATCTGAGATCAACATCTTGCTGTGTGGAGACCCAGGTACAAGCAAATCACAGTTACTACAGTACGTCCACAATCTAGTCCCACGCGGTCAGTATACATCTGGAAAAGGATCAAGTGCTGTTGGTCTTACTGCCTATGTTACAAAAGATCCAGAAACTAGACAGTTGGTACTACAAAC TGGGGCCTTGGTACTCAGTGACAATGGCGTGTGTTGTATTGAtgaatttgataaaatgaatgACAGTACAAGATCAGTACTCCATGAAGTCATG GAACAACAAACCCTGTCCATTGCCAAGGCTGGCATTATCTGTTCACTGAATGCACGTACATCTATCCTAGCTGCTGCCAATCCAGTTGATTCACAGTGGAACCCCAAGAAAACTATAGTAGACAACATTCAGCTACCTCATACCCTGTTGTCAAG ATTTgatttaattttcttgatacTGGATCCACAAGATGAACTGTATGATCGTCGCCTTGCCAACCACTTGGTATCTCTCTACCACAGAAGTCAGGAAGAAAGTGAAGAAGAATATATG GACATGAGTGTCATGAAGGACTACATCGGCTATGCGCGTCAGTACATCCATCCAAAACTGAGTGAAGAGGCCAGTCAGGCGTTTATCTCTGCATATGTGGAGATGCGTAAAATTGGCAGTGCAAGGGGAATGGTATCTGCCTATCCAAGACAGCTAGAGTCATTGATACGACTTGCTGAAGCCCATGCTAGGATGAGATTCTCCAATGTGGTTGAAATCATCGATGTGGAGGAAGCTAGAAG ATTGCATACGGAGGCCATGAAGCAGTCAGCTGTTGATCCACGTGATGGCACCATCAACATTGACATCTTGGCCACAGGTCTCAGCAGTAGTGCTCGCAAACAACGCCAGGAAATTGCGCAGGCTCTGTGGAAGTTCATTGAGACCAAAGGCAAGCCAAGACGACTAAGTGCTTCCAAGACCCTGGTTGAACTGAGAGACCAGTCTGACATG CTTATACCAAGGGATGTATATGATGAAGCTGTGAAAATGCTGGAAGATGAAGAAAAAATAGTCCGATATGGTGATACTATCAGACTGACGTAG